One genomic segment of Mastomys coucha isolate ucsf_1 unplaced genomic scaffold, UCSF_Mcou_1 pScaffold22, whole genome shotgun sequence includes these proteins:
- the LOC116071291 gene encoding uncharacterized protein LOC116071291 → MRLSPLGSLEWRRTALRQGIRGNPTPAGRRERAPRPQRKAGVPRGPLPNAGPEAGPSGGCGRPPRLGRLAAPRDAALPTRGSRRLEWRLCPWESKKLGLRQVRRLLPSARFPLLKGRGLPGTRFPGS, encoded by the coding sequence ATGCGACTTTCCCCGTTAGGCAGCCTGGAGTGGCGCCGCACCGCACTACGCCAGGGGATCCGAGGAAACCCCACTCCTGCAGGCCGGCGCGAGCGCGCTCCACGGCCGCAGAGGAAAGCCGGGGTGCCCCGAGGCCCCCTTCCCAACGCAGGCCCGGAGGCGGGGCCTAGCGGAGGGTGCGGTCGCCCGCCGCGGCTTGGGCGGCTCGCGGCTCCTCGGGATGCAGCGCTCCCAACCCGCGGGAGCCGCCGGCTTGAGTGGCGCCTCTGTCCCTGGGAGAGCAAAAAGCTTGGCCTACGCCAAGTTAGACGTCTCCTGCCCAGCGCTCGGTTTCCGCTCTTGAAGGGGCGTGGGCTGCCTGGGACTCGGTTTCCCGGCTCTTAG
- the Pdcl2 gene encoding phosducin-like protein 2 gives MQDPNEDTEWNEILRDFGILPPKEEPKDEIEEMVLRLQQEAMVKPYEKMTLAQLKEAEDEFDEEDIKAIEIYRERRLQEWKALKKKQKFGELREISGNQYVNEVTNAEKDLWVVIHLYRSSVPMCLVVNQHLSILARKFPETKFVKAIVNSCIEHYHDNCLPTIFVYKNGQIEGKFIGIIECGGINLKLEELEWKLSEVGAIQTDLEENPKKGIADMMVSSIRSISIYDSDSSGSDTEAK, from the exons ATGCAG GATCCAAATGAAGATACAGAATGGAATGAAATTTTAAGGGATTTTGGCATTCTTCCTCCAAAAGAAGAACCAAAAGATGAAATTGAAGAGATGGTGTTGCGCTTACAGCAGGAGGCAatgg TTAAGCCATATGAGAAGATGACATTGGCACAGCTGAAAGAAGCAGAAGATGAATTTGATGAAGAAGACATAAAAGCTATTGAAATCTATAG AGAAAGGCGGTTACAGGAATGGAAAGCacttaagaagaaacaaaaattcgGGGAATTGAGAGAAAtttctggaaatcagtatgtgAATGAAGTCACAAATGCAGAAAAAGACCTGTGGGTTGTAATTCATCTATACAGATCAAG TGTCCCAATGTGCTTGGTGGTTAACCAGCATCTGAGTATCCTGGCAAGAAAGTTTCCAGAAACCAAATTTGTTAAAGCCATCGTGAATAGCTGCATTGAGCACTATCATGACAACTGCTTACCAACAATTTTCGTTTATAAAAATGGTCAGATAGAAGGCAAATTCATTGGAATTATAGAATGTGGAGGGATAAATCTCAAGCTAGAAG AACTTGAATGGAAACTATCAGAAGTTGGAGCAATACAGACTGACTTGGAAGAAAACCCCAAAAAAGGCATTGCAGATATGATGGTATCTTCAATTCGAAGCATTTCCATTTATGACAGCGATAGCTCTGGCAGTGATACTGAGGCTAAGTAG